ACCTATACATAGATTCCACGTAGATTACGTTTTCTGTTTTTTTCTTGCTTTTgcgctggttttttttttttttaaaaaaagaaagccgtagttttttttttaactaaaatatttatatatatatatatatatttatatttaattattaaaacttctttctaataaacattaaaataaattatttatttatacaacttgcttaaatattaaaatttttaatattattgattTAATCAATATATgagaataaatataaaataaaaaaaagtaaaaattatatatttttgaaGAAGTCTTATGGAAGatgatataaatttaatttaatttttatacaaacttctaaaatgatatgctcttgaAAGAATGAATattgttaataattttattttcttttaacttAGACATAAATGATATGTcgcaaattaataaaaataaatttaataacaaGAACTAATGTTTAGGGGCAAAGTAATATTTTGTTATTGATGGCATACTCAGATGGCTAGCTAGTCTTCATTCTGCCGCATGCTATATGTACATTATACATTCTTAGTAAAAGATACCAAAAGGGGGTACTTCTCATTTGCCCTTTAAGGCTTATTTAGTTACTATTAAAATTGCATAATTGCAGCGTTTAATTATTCACTGCGTTCCGTAATATTGTATCGGGACCTAGACCGAGGGCTCAACACAGTGACTTCCTGCCTATTCTCCTTGAGCCTCCTGGCTTCTTCCCTGGAAACCTGATATGAGTTTGCCACCACGTCCACCGGCATTGACCTGATTGCTGACATCTTACCGGCTAGTTGGTTAATTCTCGCATTGTCATTAGTCTTGAAAGTTACCCACTCCATGCCTGCCGCGCTTGCCTTCTTCACTACTGCAAAGTTTTGCGGGACTGTTATAACTTGGCCTGCCCGAACCTGCCCATCAAATACTGTGTTCCCATTGTCATCCACCACCTGGACTTCACCACTTCCTCTAACGATGTAATGTACGCCGTGGGCATTTACGTTCCAGTATGGTGTCATCATTGCATTCTGCacccaaattaatttataaatgtgCATTAGGAACAAAACTGTCATATTTATGTTtagatatttttaaaattcaagaTGATAGATCGGATATTATTACGATTAATACACGTAGATATGTGTATGTTTTTAAACCTTACCCTGTAGAGAACGCCTTTCTGAACACTGAGTTGGAGTCTTATGAGGACGGGGAGGTGGTTGCTATTGACGTTGGTGATGCGGCCAGCCCGTGGGTTGAAGACATCAACTTGTGATAGGTCGTTGATGTTGTGTTGTAGGCTGAGTGCGCAGAAAGTTTCCTCTACGCCATTGTATCTCCCGCTTCCACGTGATCCCGTCTCGAATTCTTGCTGCCGTTCTTCCTCTCTTACTTCTCTTTCTTCTTCTGGGCTTCGTTGTGGGGTTACCACCTCAAGACCACGCTGTACCCTCACAATAATCCCCCTGTAATCTTCTTTGCCCCTTAGCTTTCTGGCAAGGTCCATGTTGACGTTGAAAGATTCAGCTAGCAACCCTTCGTCCAAGCCTGAAAACACGTTTCCAGAACTTCCCTGCTCGCTCGGCCTCCGGCTTCggcttctctctcctctcccgtATTCCCCTCTCTGGCTCTGTAATTCTTCTTGCGGGTTTCCAGCAACGAAGAATAACTGGAATAACATATAAAATTTGGAAGACATGGATAAAAAATTATCGTTTATTATATGAGCTTTTATGGGTAAAAAATTATCGTTTATTATATGAGCTTTTCTTTATGGTACTTACTCTCACATTCTGATCGACCTGGTTGGCTCGATTGCCCGTGTCTACAGCAACAACTAAAACAAGAGGAGACCTTCCGTTATTATAAACCCAATGAGGTACTCCGGCCGGCAAGGCAACGACATCGCCCTCTCGGATTTGTCGAACCTTCTGGTGCTGGTCTCTCTGGCTCTCTCTTCGCGATTGACTAAACTGTGACTGTGATTGTGATGACTGGTATGTCTCGGGGCAACCTGGTAGTAAAGCCCCATGAAGACCTCTACCTGCAATTCATCGAATTTAGATGATAATTCTGGGACACACAAGAAAAGTGTACTATAACAGACAAGAGATTACATGCCTTGAACTACGTATACGAGCCTGGGTCCATTGGCGTATTGTGGCAACAGAAGGCCTCTTTCTTCAATAGTATGGCGCGCAACTACAACACCTGCACATTGGAACTGATTATCATTTTCGTCCCAGATGTCTGTAACACCAGCCTCCGATTGGACCCTCCGACAGGGTTCGAGGGCACTTATGCGGTCGAGTTGGCACTCGTCTCGTTGATAGCGTTCTGGGTCATATGGGCTTGGCCAAACTCTAGGGTCTGGTTCCATCTGAGCAAAACAGCCGTGGAAGAGAAGAAGAAAGCAGAGACTAAGAGAGAGCAAAGAAGAGTAAGCCATTATTAAGAGAAGAGGGGCTACTATGGTGACAGGGTAGTGAGAGTGACTGGTATAGATTGCTATTTAAGGGGGAAAAAAGCAGGTTGTGTTTGGGACGTGGCGACTCATTTGGTTAATTGAATTGATTCTTTCTGCATGCGAGATTGTCTTGGTGTATTGCATGGGTTCGATACCCTTTCTCCCTTACACATATTTTCCAACGGAGTACGTGTTGATGGTTTGCCCAGAGGAGTTCAATTATATGTATAGGTGTTGGTTTTCTTGGAAGATCGTGAGCTGTGCGAGGACGGGATTATTGATTTATTCACTGGCGGTTGTAGTTTTGAACTTCTTTTTTATGGGTCTCGTCTTTATGCATGAGAAATTATATTATACAAATTCCGCGGGCGCCTTTGAATGTTGAGAATTTAATTGTTTATACATTTGATAACTTCGATTTCCGATCGATGAGAGGAAAACTACGGCGTTCCATCTATTTTTAAATTGCCAAACTGTAACAAACttctaaatttcttaatttttagatAATGGGTTTGTATATGTTGAATTCATGGATTAAAACTTGCTAATTGATTGTAAAaagatttattttcttaaaaaatttcaaaactttAGGCTTGTGTCAATTTCAACCTTAACTACCTTTTAGTTGTATTAATATTAATTGCATATTCAACTTTAttgtgacatatatatatatatatacatatatatatatatatatatatatatatatatgagaaattATTGTTTAAACTTGATTTATTATAAATGcaagatataaatatgtaaaatctatatatttaatatatgagTCTCATCATGCTTTTTGTATATTAAATTCATAACAAAtcgagtttatatatatatatcttcatGTTGATCACGCTATTATTTGAAACTGTCTTTGGATTTTTTCTCTTAGAAGTACATTTCATTTTacgaagaaaaaaaattattaaatgcaTATAGAACATTAAATTTTGACGCTCATGTACTATAAAAAGTGAATTTTATACCTACATAAATAAGAGCACCTCATCTATATATGTATTCTAGAATTTGCTAAACTTCTAAAAGATGTTGCGCATCTAATTattttctctcaattttttttaGGAGAAAGGCCAATATATTAGAATTAAATAATTGACACTCTCAAATTAGGATTTAGAAACATTTATATCTTATTAAATAGATATATAATTAAGAACTTATTacgtaaaaatagaaaaattattatttaaatccaATTCATCATGGATAAATTTTCTCATACATCTTCAGTATTAAGTCTGTgacaaacagaaaaaaaaaatcctacaaAAATAACCACTTACTTTTATGAAAGCATGCATAAAATGTACATTTTAACATCAATGACTTGTTATACAAAAGAGCAAATTCTAGATAAAGACAATGTTTATATCGAAATTCTATGTATACATAATAAGGGCAATACACATGCCAGGGTTCGCATTCTTTATTCGCCGGTTTGACACAACTACTATCAAtgataaattgaagaggatttgatATTCGTATAATTTTCCCTTTTATAAGTAAAATGATCAAGTATATCAGTAAAAATTGTATAtatttaaaagaagaaaaaatgaattttatttattatttatacatCAGTATTCAGAATGATAATGTGGTGACTTGTAATAAAGAGAGTAATTTAAAAGTTACATATTTGATGCAATATAATTAAGATATTTGATTATTTCTATCTAAATtcgatttattatgaatttaaaatataaatatatgagactcatatatttaatatataagtctcactatatatcatataatttggatcatgatagatttatttagacaAGAAATCCATCAATTTGTGTGAAATTATAAGGTGGTCATGACTTCAAATAGGTTTCTTCCCTCATCATTTTATTTGGAGGTAGTTTGATATTCAATTTCAACTATCACTTATTTGTTCTTTCCAGATGTTCAAAGGGGAATAAAGTTTCCTACATGTAGCCAGGTATGCTCTTATGatcattgtaaattaattaagctAAAATACAAAAAATCAACATAATGTAGGGTGTAAATACAGAGCAGAAAACAACGAAACCCATGGAATCAATAAATCTGCCTCTGTAGAATGAAAATAATATTGATCATCTTATCAAATTGTTACCACTGCTTAACTATGGACTTCAAGAACAGGCTAATTATTAAATACAATAGAGTATTACATAGTTTTTCtctttcatgaaaaaaaaaagtgagtTTTCCTTATAATATAGAGAGTGAATTTCATATAATTATAAGAGATGATATATGTGAACCAATTACACCTAATAATTTCTCTCAAGAACAATCTAACCCCGCTTTAGAGAACTAGTAGTAAATTGAGCTTCTAATGGCGGATCACCAACACGTTGCAACGAGACATATGTGCAAGCGACAAAGGGTGTTGAAAGCCATGCAAAATATAGAGACAAATCCACATGCAGAAAGAAGCAAGACGACTCACCGAATGATTTGCCACGTCCCAAACACTGAACCCACTTCTTCTTTTCCTTCATAAATACCAGCCCATCGCGATCCTACTCCTTCACTTCACCATAGCATAGCTGAAGCCTATCTTCTTTTTACTAGTAGTGTTACAATCGCAATGGCTTATTCTTCTTTACTATCTCTTAGTCTCTGCTTTCTTGTTTTCTTCCACGGTTGTTTTGCTCAAATAGAGCAAGTAACGACGGAACCTAGAGGGTTCCCACCCCATCAGCGTCAACAGCGCCCGCAACGGGAAGAATGCCAACTCGACCGCATTAGTGCCGTCAAACCCAATCGGAGGATCCAATCGGAAGCTGGTGTTACAGACGTCTGGGACGAAAATGATTTTCAGTTTCAATGTGCTGGTGTTGTAGCTATGCGCCATGTTATTCAACTGAGAGGCCTTCTGTTGCCACAATACGTGAATGGACCCACGCTAGTATACGTAGTTCAAGGCATGTAATCTTTTATCTTGTGTGTTGTAGCATATATATCCTGCATCTCCAAGAAGTATgatcataaatttttaattgcaGGCAGCGGCGTCCAGGGAGTTGTATTCCCAGGTTGTCCTGAGACATTCCAGTCATCACAATCACAGTCACAGTCACAATATAGTCATTCGCAAAGACAGAGCCAGAGAGACCAGCACCAAAAGGTTCGACAAATCCGAGAGGGCGATGTCATTGCCTTGCCTACGGGAGTAGCTCAATGGGTATACAATAATGGACGGACTCCTCTTGTTCTGGTTCAGGTTATCGACACCAACAATCCGACCAACCAGCTCGATCAAAATCACAGAGTAGGAACCACACAAAGCCCATGTATATAATAAGCGGACGATTTTATTGATATCTTCACTTGATATGTTATATATTCCAGGTATTTTTTGTCGCTGGGAACCCACAACAAGATATACAGAGTCAGAGAGGCGAATTCGAGAGAGGTAGGGGAAGGGAGAGCAGCCAAAGCCGGAGGCCAGTTGAGAGTGAAAGATCTGGAAATGTCTTTTCAGGCATGGACGAGCGGGTGCTAGCTGAAGCTTTCAACGTCAACACAGATCTTGCAAGAAGACTAAGGGGCGAAGACGATTACAGGGGCATCATCGTGAATGTCCAGCGTGGGCTTGAGGTGATAAGCCCACAACGAAGCCCAGAAGAAGAAAGACAAATAAGAGAGGAACAACAACAGCGAGAATTCCAGAGGGGATCACGTGGAAGCGGCAGATACAATGGCGTTGAGGAAACTTTCTGCACAGCCAGGTTGAGACGCAACGTTAACGATCCATCAGATGCTGACATCTTCAACCCACGTGCTGGCCGTGTCACCAACGTCAATAGCCACAACCTCCCTATACTCAGAAACCTCCAACTTAGCGTTCAGAGAGGTGTCCTGTACAGGGTAAGGGTGAAAGAAAAAACAATtaaactaaaacttaaaatataaaCATTTTAAGTTTACTAATGATTGATAAATGAAACTGAGCGCAGAATGCTATATTTGCACCACACTGGAACGTGAATTCCCACAGCATATCCTACATCACAAGAGGAAGTGGTCGTATCCAAATAGTTGATGACAATGGGAACACAGTGTTTGATGGGCAGGTTCAGGAGGGCCAAATGCTAACAGCCCCACAAAACTTCGTGGTAGTGAAGAGGGCAAGCGTCCAAGGTCTAGAGTGGGTATCCTTCAAAACTAATGACGCCGCCAAAATTAGCCAACTAGCAGGACGGGTCTCTGCAATCAGGTCCATGCCAGTGGAAGTGGTAGCAAACGCATACCAGGTTTCCAGGGAGGACGCCAGGAGGCTCAAGGAGAGTAGACAGGAAGTCACTCTGCTTAGCCCTTGGTCTAGGTCTCGATTCAATGCTACTGAAGGCAACGAATAAATACTACTGCAACCATGCAATTGTATGTAATAAGGAGGAAAAATGCTAGTTAGTACTAGGGTTTTTTGAAAAAATAAGCCTTGGTTGGCATGAGGACCAGTTTTGGTTCTTTTTACTATGATATGAATGTATATTATAACTTGCGGCAGAATGAAAGTTTATATGAATCCTagacatttatttatttatggaagCCTTTGGATCGATTACAAGCTTTGAGGAACTTGGAATTGCACCAATGACTAGGAATGGAAACCTTGGCATTCCAGTTCAATTCTAACAATTATTTTCTTGTGGGTTTTTTCAAGAGATGCTTGAGGATGCATTTAAATGACTAAAAATGTCTTTTTAAAGGGTAAGTGGTGGAACTGGAAAGTAAAAATTGATGACTTGTAACTCCTAATGGTTTTTCATGCACTTAGGATACTTGAATCAAATGatcttcagaaaaaaaaaaaagaaaaaaaaagaaaaaaaaaaacttaaatggTAAAGACATTCCAAATTTATCGTCTGTAATAATACCATCAGGCATTAGTAAATAAAAACCAGAAATTAACCATAGTTGATCAGGCCCACATCCACTGCTGACCAGATATATTATTGTCATTCTACTAAAGCAGAGGATTGAAATACATGTTGTAATGGCGTTATCAAGAATCCGAAACCACCCATGAGGTTGAGAAGTTAGTTCTTCAGGGCGATTGTTGACGTAAACGCCCATCTTATCATGCAGAGGCAATTATCCTTGATCACATGATGATTTACAAACCTATTGCAGGAAATTTTTACGTAAATTCAGTTTATCGTGAATCTAAAATattatcaaaaatttaaaatataaacataATTTATTGTGTATCTAAGATACAAATTATTAGaaaaaagaatacaagtaatgaagaaaatgattgtgaatttgtctgtgtcttatttacagagatattacacctatttatacatgagaatatgagctaatttagacaagaataataattgttgtaattatactatacaaatctcctataatcatgctaattgctgtaattttgctacaCAAATAtcttataatcatgctaattgctgtaattatgctacacaaatctcctataaccatgctaattgctgtaattatgctaacacccctccccccccctcaaactcaaggtggtagcacaggtgtcaacttgagtttgcttaagagatcctgaaagcgagcgagaggatgcgttttggtgaatatatcagcggtttggctgacagaggagtCAGGAATCAAA
The Hevea brasiliensis isolate MT/VB/25A 57/8 chromosome 15, ASM3005281v1, whole genome shotgun sequence genome window above contains:
- the LOC110635440 gene encoding legumin B-like isoform X1 produces the protein MAYSSLLSLSLCFLLLFHGCFAQMEPDPRVWPSPYDPERYQRDECQLDRISALEPCRRVQSEAGVTDIWDENDNQFQCAGVVVARHTIEERGLLLPQYANGPRLVYVVQGRGLHGALLPGCPETYQSSQSQSQFSQSRRESQRDQHQKVRQIREGDVVALPAGVPHWVYNNGRSPLVLVVAVDTGNRANQVDQNVRLFFVAGNPQEELQSQRGEYGRGERSRSRRPSEQGSSGNVFSGLDEGLLAESFNVNMDLARKLRGKEDYRGIIVRVQRGLEVVTPQRSPEEEREVREEERQQEFETGSRGSGRYNGVEETFCALSLQHNINDLSQVDVFNPRAGRITNVNSNHLPVLIRLQLSVQKGVLYRNAMMTPYWNVNAHGVHYIVRGSGEVQVVDDNGNTVFDGQVRAGQVITVPQNFAVVKKASAAGMEWVTFKTNDNARINQLAGKMSAIRSMPVDVVANSYQVSREEARRLKENRQEVTVLSPRSRSRYNITERSE
- the LOC110635440 gene encoding legumin B-like isoform X2, translated to MAYSSLLSLSLCFLLLFHGCFAQMEPDPRVWPSPYDPERYQRDECQLDRISALEPCRRVQSEAGVTDIWDENDNQFQCAGVVVARHTIEERGLLLPQYANGPRLVYVVQGIGLHGALLPGCPETYQSSQSQSQFSQSRRESQRDQHQKVRQIREGDVVALPAGVPHWVYNNGRSPLVLVVAVDTGNRANQVDQNVRLFFVAGNPQEELQSQRGEYGRGERSRSRRPSEQGSSGNVFSGLDEGLLAESFNVNMDLARKLRGKEDYRGIIVRVQRGLEVVTPQRSPEEEREVREEERQQEFETGSRGSGRYNGVEETFCALSLQHNINDLSQVDVFNPRAGRITNVNSNHLPVLIRLQLSVQKGVLYRNAMMTPYWNVNAHGVHYIVRGSGEVQVVDDNGNTVFDGQVRAGQVITVPQNFAVVKKASAAGMEWVTFKTNDNARINQLAGKMSAIRSMPVDVVANSYQVSREEARRLKENRQEVTVLSPRSRSRYNITERSE
- the LOC110635448 gene encoding legumin B-like, with amino-acid sequence MAYSSLLSLSLCFLVFFHGCFAQIEQVTTEPRGFPPHQRQQRPQREECQLDRISAVKPNRRIQSEAGVTDVWDENDFQFQCAGVVAMRHVIQLRGLLLPQYVNGPTLVYVVQGIGVQGVVFPGCPETFQSSQSQSQSQYSHSQRQSQRDQHQKVRQIREGDVIALPTGVAQWVYNNGRTPLVLVQVIDTNNPTNQLDQNHRVFFVAGNPQQDIQSQRGEFERGRGRESSQSRRPVESERSGNVFSGMDERVLAEAFNVNTDLARRLRGEDDYRGIIVNVQRGLEVISPQRSPEEERQIREEQQQREFQRGSRGSGRYNGVEETFCTARLRRNVNDPSDADIFNPRAGRVTNVNSHNLPILRNLQLSVQRGVLYRNAIFAPHWNVNSHSISYITRGSGRIQIVDDNGNTVFDGQVQEGQMLTAPQNFVVVKRASVQGLEWVSFKTNDAAKISQLAGRVSAIRSMPVEVVANAYQVSREDARRLKESRQEVTLLSPWSRSRFNATEGNE